The nucleotide window GCCGGGCACCGTGGCGAGCACGTCCTCGCCGTCCGGGTCACCCCGATGCCGCACCCGGGCACCCCCGGTGACAAGGGCGCCGACGGTCGTACCTTCCTCCAGTCGGCCCACCACTACCTTGACGCGCCGACCTACCTGGCGGTGTCCGGGTGGGACTGGATGCCCGCTGTCCGCGACCGCGTCAGCGGCCTCTGGGACCACGTCCGCCTGCGCAGCACCGGCGCCGTGGTCATCGGCGACCCGCACGTGCAGACCACGCTGCCCGATCTTCCCGGCACCGACACCGCCGAGGTCACCATCCGGGTGCCGGTCCGCAACGCGGCGGCCAGCGCCACCACTGTCACCGTCCGCGCCGAGTTCGACAAGGTACGCGTCGAGTCGACAGTGACCGTCCCCGCCGGCGGGAGCACCACAGTCACCTTCACACCGGAGCGCTTCCGCGCGCTGCGTCTGCGCAACCCCCGGCTGTGGTGGCCCAACGGCTACGGCGACCCCCACCTGTACGACCTGACGCTCACCGCCACCGTCAAGCGCTCGGTCAGCGACCGGCGTGCGCTCCGCTTCGGTGTCCGCGAGTTCGCCTACGACTGGCACCAGCCGATCGTCATCTCGCCGCCCGGCAAGCCGGCGCTGGAGTTCGTCGACGGCGCGGCGACCCAGACGGTCACGTTCGCCAGGCAGCACGCCCGGCACGTGCGCGTCCAGGCCGGCCAGCGCGCCACCGGCTGGGGCATCTCGATGTTCTCGCTGTCGGTGGCCGACGGCACCGGCCCGGATCTCGCCCTGGGCCGCGACGCCACCGCGTCGTCCTCGGAGAACGACGGCAACGGTCCCGGTAGGGCAGTCGACGGCGATGCGGCGACCCGCTGGGCCTCGCAGGCCGAGGACAACCAGTGGATCCAGGTCGACCTCGGCGCCGCTGTCGACTTCGACCGGCTCACCATCGTGTGGGAGCAGGCGTACGCGCTGGACTACCGCGTCCAGGTCTCCGCCGACGGGGACGCCTGGAGCGACGTGACGTCGGTCAGCAACGACACCCCGCTGGGCAGCCGCGCCACCCAGGTCGAGACGTTCGCCAGCCAGACCGCCCAGCATCTGCGCATCCAGACCGGCGCGCGGGTGACGTCCTGGGGCGTGTCCATGTGGGCGCTCTCGGTGCAGCGGCAGGCCGAGCCGGACGTCGACCTGGCCCTGCGCCGGACCGCCACCGCGTCGTCGTACGACAGTGATTCGAACGGGCCGGACCGGGCCGTCGACGGCAACCCCCGGACCCGGTGGTCGTCGACGTTCGAGGACAACCAGTGGATCCAGGTCGACCTCGGCGCTCCGGTCAGCTTCGACCAGGTCACCATCGTCTGGGAGCAGGCGTACGCGCGCGACTTCGTCATCCAGGTCTCCGACGACGGGCAGCGGTGGACCGACGTGAAGTCGGTCAGCAACGCCGTCACCCAGCTGAAGATCAGCGTGAACGGTGTGCCGGTGTTCGCCCGGGGCGGCAACTGGGGCTGGGACGAGCTGCTGCGTCGGGTGCTGCCCGACCGGCTGGCCGACACGGTCGAGATGCACCGCGACATGAACTTCACGATGATCCGCAACTGGCTCGGCAGCAGCAACCGCGAGGAGCTGTACCAGGCCTGCGACGAGCAGGGCATCCTGGTGTGGAACGACTTCTGGCAGGCGGGCGCGTTCCTGCCCAACCCGCCCGGCTACGTCGACATCGCCGCCGACACGATCCGGCGGTTCCGCCATCACCCGAGCATCGTGGTGTGGTGCGGCGCGAACGAGGGTGACCCGCCGCCGATCGTGGACGCCGGGCTCAAGCAGGCTGCGGCCACCGAGCACCCGGAGATTCTCTACATCCCCAACTCGGCCGGCGGCATCGTCAGCGGTCACGGCCCCTACCACTGGGTGGAGCCGGCGACGTACAACAACAAGAACACGTACGACACCGGCGCTTTCGGTTTTCACACCGAGATCGGCATGCCTGTCGTGTCGGTGGTCGAGAGCATGCGCAACCTCGTCGGTGACGCCCCGGAGTGGCCGATCGGTGAGGTGTGGAACTACCACGACTGGTCGACCATCGGTAACCAGCGTGTCGGCACGTACCAGGCGGCGATCGACGCGCGGCTCGGTGAGTCCGACTCGCTCGACGAGTTCGCCACCCGGGCGCAGTTCGTCAACTACGAGAGCCACCGCGCCATGTTCGAGGCGTGGAACGCCAACCTGTGGCAGGACGCCACAGGTTTGCTGCTGTGGATGTCGCACCCGGCGTGGCACAGCACGGTCTGGCAGACCTACGACTACGACCTCGACGTGAACGGCGCCTACTACGGCGCCCGCAAGGGGTGCGAGCCGGTGCACGTCCAGGCCGACCCGGGCACCTGGCAGGTCCGGGTGGTCAACCACACCGCCGCGCCGCTGAGCGGGGTCACCGTGAGCGCCCGACGGTACGACCTGAGCGGTCGGTCGCTGGGTGCGGCCCAGCGTCAGCGGGTGGACGTGGCCCGCTCGGCCACGACGGCGGTCTTCCCGCTCGCCGCGCCGGACGGCGGCGGGCTGCACCTGGTGCGACTGGAGCTGCGGGACAGCCGCGACCGGCTGCTCGCGGAGAACACCTACTGGCGCTACGACAAGGCCGAGCAGTTGCGGGCGCTCAACGACGTGCCGAGCACCCGACTGTCGACGTCGTCGAGCACCGTGCGCGTCGTGGACGGGCGCAACACGGTCACCACGACGGTCCGCAACCAGGGTCGTACGGTCGCCGCGTTGGTGCGGCTCGCCGTGCGCGACCAGCGCGGTAAGCGGGTCCTGCCGGCCCGCTACGACGACAACTACTTCTGGCTCCTGCCGGGGGAGACCCGCGAGGTACGGATCTCCTGGCCCGCGCGGTCGGGCCTCGCCCGGCAGGTAACGGTGACCGCGCAGGCGTACAACTCCTAGGAGTACGCGGTGGGAGGCGGTCCTGCGCGGGCCGCTTCCCACCGTGCCACCTGATGCGGGCGATTAGGTCCGTTACCGCACCTCGACTCGGGACCGGGATCCATGCTGTACGGGTGACACGGTCCGCATCCACGTCCGGCGCGGTGCGTGTCGCGTTCGCGTTCTGGATCACGCTCGTCGGCACCACAGTGCCGACCCCGCTCTATCCGCTCTACGAGATGGAGTTCGGGTTCTCGTCGTTGACGGTGACAGTGGTCTACGCGTTGTACGCGCTGGGAGTCGTCGTCGGGCTGCTGGTCTTCGGTCGGCTCTCCGACCAGATCGGCCGACGCCCGGTCATCCTCATCGCGCTGCTGCTGTCGGTCGCCGCCGACGCCGTGTTCCTGGCCGCCGTGGACCTGGCCATGATCATCGTGGGCCGGATCGTCGCCGGGCTGTCCGCCGCGCTGATCATCGGTGCGGCGACCGCGGCGCTGGCGGAGCTGATCGACCCTCGGCACCCGAAGCGTGCCGCCACCGTGTCGATCTTCGCGAACCTGGGCGGCCTCGCCACCGGCACCCTGCTGTCCGGGATCGTTTCGGACGTGGCGCCCGAACCGCTCCGGCTGCCCTGGGTGATCGTGCTGATCCTGGCGGTGATCGCGATCATCGCGCTGCGGGGCGTGCCGGAGACGGTCCGGGAGCGCTCGCCGGTGACCCTGCGGGTGCAGCGGTTGCACGTGCCGGCGGCCATTCGCGGCGCCTTCGTCCGCTCGGCGATCACCGCTGGCGCGGGCTTCGCCGCTCTCGGGGTGCTCACGTCGGTGAGCGGGCTGTTCCTCGGCATGGTCCTGCACGAGACCTCACACACCGTGGCCGCGTTGGTGGTCTTCGTGGCGTTCGCCGGCGCGGCGTTCGGTCAGCTGCTGACCCGCGTGCTGTCCTCGCGCGCCGCGTTGGCCAGCGCGTGTGTCGGCCTGGTCGTGGGGGCGGGTCTGCTCGCGTTCAGCATGTGGATGGCGTTGCTGGCGACGCTGCTCGTCAGCGCGGCGATCATCGGGGTCGCGTCCGGGGTGGCGGTCGGCGACGGCATCGCGACGATCACGATGAAGACCGAGCCGCAGCACCGGGCCGAGGCGGTGTCGACGTTCTTCGCCATCCTGTTCGCCATGCTCGGCGTGCCCGCGGTCGGGGTCGGTCTGCTGATCCAGTCGATCGGGCTGCGACCCGCCGGCGAGATCTTCAGCGCGGTGGTGGCGGTGCTCGCCCTGGCCGTCCTTGTCAGCCTGGTACGGGGCGGCCGGACGCGGCCCGCGAGCTGATCACCGGGCGGGCTTGTTCAGGGCACCCGAGGTGCCCATCGGGCCATTCATGGAGGTCTTGCGGCGGTCATCGTATACAACATACGCTCCCCGAATCGCCCACTTGAGGAGCTCTCCATGACGAACCTCTCCGTCCGCGACACGAACCTGCCCCGCCGCCGGGTGCTCCGCGCCGCCGTGGCGGCCGCCGTCGTCTGCACTGTCGTCGCCTGCTCGCCGGTGTCGAACAGCGGAGGCGGCGGCCAACCCGGCGGCGACCAGTCGGCAGGCCAGGATTCCTTCGGTACGCCCGCAGACCCCGCCGCCGTGAAGCAGGGCGGCAAGCTGGTCATCGCCCTCTCCGCCGAGCCCGACGCGTTGGACCCGACGCTGTCGAGAAGCCTCTACTCCCGCTACGTCTTCCAGGCGATGTGCCAGAAGCTCTACGACGTCAACGAGCAGGCGCAGGTCGTACCGCAGCTCGCGACGGCCCTGCCCACCACGAGCGGCGACGGCCGGACGGTGACCATTCCGCTGCGGCCCGGCGTGCGCTTCGCGGACGGCACGGCGTTCGACTCGGCAGCGGTGAAGGCCACCCTGCAACGCCACCTCACCAACGCCCGGTCGGCGCGCAAGAGCGAACTCGGCCCCATCGACGGCGTCGACACCCCGGACGCGCAGACCGTCGTCCTGCGGCTGAAGCAGCCGTTCGCGCCGCTGCTCGGGGCCCTCGCCGACCGGGCCGGCATGATCATGAGCGCCCAGGCGCTGCGGACCCGGGGTGACGACTTCGCCTCGGCGCCGGTCTGCGTCGGCCCCTTCAAGTTCGCGAAGCGGGTGCCGCAGAACTCCATCGAGGTCGTGCGGGACCCTAACTACTACGACGCGAGCAAGGTGCACCTGGACGCCATCTCGTGGCGGATCCTCACCGACGCCAGCATCCGCGCCGCCAACCTGCGCTCCGGCGACGCGCAGGTGGCCGACTCGGTCTCCACCCAGGACGTCGCCTCGCTCCGGCAGGACACGGCGGTGTCCGTCCTCCAGTCGCAGTCCCTCGGCTACCAGGGCCTGACCATCAACGTCGGCAACGTCGACGGCGTCGGCACCGCGGCCAAGCCCATCAACCGCCCCCTCGCGCAGAACGCCAAGGTGCGGCAGGCCTTCGAGCACGCCATCGACCGCAAGGCCCTTGTCGACGCGGTCTTCAACGGTCTGCACGCCGTCGCCTGCTCCCCGATCTCGCCCGCGAGCACGTTCTCGTCCGCCGAGGCCCAGACCTGCCCGGCGCACGACCCCGCCAAGGCCAAGCAACTGCTGGCCGAGGCCGAGGTGCAGACGCCGTACGCGGTGACGATGCTCGCCTCGAACACCCCCGACACGCTGCGCCTCGCCCAGGCGTTGCAGTCCATGGTCAAGGACGGCGGATTCGACCTGAAGATCAACCCGGTGGAGTACTCCTCGCTCCTCGACGAGCAGGACCGCGGCAACTTCGAGCTGCTGCAACTGGGGTGGAGCGGACGGATCGACCCGGACGCCAACATCACGAACTTCGTCGGCACCGGCGCCAGCCAGAACGTCGCCGGCTACAGCAACCCGCAGCTCGACACCCTGTTGACCCAGGCCCGCCAGGCCGGCGACGTCGAGCAGCGCAGGAAGCTGTACGGGCAGGCGGTCACAGTGCTGCAGCAGGACGACGCCCTGATCTACCTCTACCGGCAGCGCAACCTGACGGCCGTCAGCAAGCAGATCCAGGGCCTGCAGGTCTTCCCGGACGGCGTGATCCGGGCGGCCTTCGCCGGTTTCGGCAAGTAGGCCGTCGTGGCCCGATATCTGCTCACCCGCGCCTGGCAGTCGGCGCTGACCCTGCTGTTGTCGACGATCGTGGTCTTCGTCGGCGTACGGGCACTCCCCGGCGACCCGGCCCTGGCGCTGGCCGGGGAGGACCGGTCGCCGGAGGCCCTGGAGGCCATCCGTCGGCACTACGGGCTGGACCAGCCGCTGCCGGTGCAGTTCGTCCAGTACGTGGAGCGCATGGCGCAGGGCGACTTCGGGGTGTCGATCCGCACCGGTACGCCGGTCTCGTCGATGCTCACGACCGCCCTGCCGGTGACCGTCGAGCTGTCCGTCCTGGCGATCCTCATCGCGGCGGCGCTCGGGGTCGGCGCCGGGGTGATCGCTGCGGTCCGTCGTGGACGCCCGGCGGAGTGGCTCGCCAACGGCCTGGCCCTGATCGGCCTGTCGGTGCCGCACTTCTGGCTGGGGCTGCTCGCGATCCTCTACCTGTCCGTGGCGACCGGGCTCTTCCCCGCCTCCGGCTTCGTGCCGATCCTGGAGGACCCCGTGGACAACCTGCACCACATCGTCCTGCCGGCCGTGATCCTCGGCACCGGCCTCGCCGCCATCATCATGCGGCAGACCCGGTCGGCGATGCTGGACTCGCTCTCCTCCGACTACGTGCGGACGGCGAAGGCGAAGGGCCTGCGACCGCGCGCCGTCATCACCCGGCACGCCCTGCGGAACAGCCTCATCGTGGTGGTGACAGTCGTGGGCCTCCAACTCGGCGGGCTGATCTCGGGCGCGGTCGTCACCGAGCAGATCTTCGGGCTGCCGGGCTTCGGCAAGATGACCATCGACGCGGTGTTCCAACGGGACTACCCGGTGATCCAGGCCGTCGTCCTGCTGACCGCGGCGGCCTACATCGTGATCAACTTCTTCGTGGACCTGCTCTACTCGGTCATCGATCCACGCATCCGGGTGACGGGAGATCCGGCATGACCGTCCTCACCGTACCGATGGCGGAGACCGGCACCGCCAGCATCACCAGGCGTACCCGGGTGTTGCGGCGGTTGCGTCGTAACCCGCTCGCCGTGGTGAGCTTCGTCGTGCTCGCGCTGGCGGGTGTCGTCGCGCTGCTCTCGCCCTGGCTCGCGCCCTACTCGGTCGACCAGACCGACTTCGCCCGCACGTTCGCGCCTCCCGGCACCGCCGGGCACCTGCTGGGCACCGACGACCTCGGCCGGGACGTCCTCTCCCGGATCATGCTCGGCGCTCGGGCGTCGTTGCAGGTGGGGCTCCTGGCGGTGGCCACGTCGCTGGTCATCGGGGTGCCGCTCGGGCTCGCGGCCGGCTATTTCAGAGCCTGGGACGCGGTGATCTCGCGCTTCACCGACCTGCTGCTCGCCTTCCCGTTCCTGATCATGGCGGTGGGGTTGGCGGCCATCCGAGGTGCCAGCCTCGGCAACGCCGCTGTGGCCATCGGTATCGCCCAGATCCCCGGGGTGATCCGGGTGGTCCGCTCGGACACGCTGCGCCTCAAGTCACTGGACTTCGTCGCGGCGGCCGTGGTCGACGGGGCGAGTGATCTGTGGGTGCTGGCCCGGCACATCCTGCCGAACGCGACCTCGGTGATCCTGGTGCAGGCCACTGTCGCCATCCCGGCGGCGATCCTCGGCGAGGCGGTGCTGTCCTTCCTCGGCCTCGGCATCCAGCCCCCGGCGCCCAGTCTCGGCACCATGCTGGCCACCGCCCAGCAGTTCGCCGCCCGCGCACCGTGGGCCGCCGTCTTCCCCGGTGTCGTGATCATGGGGTTGGCGCTGGCGTTCAACGTCTTCGGTGACGCCCTGCGCGACGCCCTCGACCCGAAGGGAGACCGGCGATGACCACAGCCTCCGCGCCCGTGCTGGAGATTCGCGACCTGTCGGTGTCGTTCCCGACCGAGACCGGCACCGTCTCGGCTGTCGACGGTGTCAGCCTGGACCTCGCTGCCGGGGAGATCGTCGGGATGGTGGGCGAGTCGGGGTGCGGAAAGAGCGTCACCGCGATGAGCATCGCCGGGCTGCTACCGGGCAGCGCCCGGGTCACCGGTTCGGTGCGCCTGGACGGCACGCAGCTGGTCGGGGCCCGCGAATCGGCCCTGCGTCGGGTCCGTGGCCGGGAGATCGCGTACATCTTCCAGGAGCCGATGACGTCGTTGAACCCGGTGCTCACCGTCGGACGGCAGATCGGTGAGGTGCTCCAGGTCCACGAGCGGATGTCGCGACGGGCGGCGCGGGCACGCGCCGTCGAGCTGTTGACGCTCGTCGGGATCCCGTCCGCCGCCCAGCGGGTCGACAGCTATCCGCACCAGCTCTCCGGCGGCATGCGCCAACGCGTGATGATCGCGATGGCGGTGGCCTGCGGCCCGAAGGTGCTGGTGGCCGACGAGCCGACCACCGCGCTGGACGTCACCGTCCAGGCCGGCATCCTCCAGGTGCTGCGGGACCTGCGCGACCGGCTCGGCACCAGCGTCCTCATCATCACCCACGACCTCGGCGTGATCGCCGACATCGCGGACCGCGTCGTCGTCATGTACGCGGGCCGGGTGGTGGAACGGGCACCTGTGGACGACCTGTTCGCCAACCCACGGCACCGGTACACGGCCGGGCTCCTGTCGGCGTCACCGCAGCCGGGCCGGCACGCCGGCACGGACCGGCTGACCGAGATCCCCGGGCTGGTGCCCGTCCTGGCGAGCCAACCCGACGCCTGCACCTTCGCGGACCGGTGCCCGGCCGCCGACCAGCAGTGTCGGGCGGCCGCCCCGCCCCTGGAGAACATCGGCGGCACCGACCACGTCGCGGCCTGTTGGCACCCCTGCACAACGGCACCGACGGCACCGACGGCAGCTCAGGAGGCGAACCGATGACGCCGCAGCCGAACGCCCTGGAGATCGCGGACCTGGTGATGCACTTCGGCCCGGTGCGTGCCGT belongs to Micromonospora ureilytica and includes:
- a CDS encoding discoidin domain-containing protein, which encodes MSEPSPISRRTFLSAGATLLASVGVTAVLPDALASAAVPTANPTANPTATDLARYRPVAVSSTDYAPTPATFAVDGLPQVGVRGSGWRAANGDPQWISVDLQAPCRIEAVSLVFEATLTDGPFDGNYTDTDGDEILSSAATAYRIEVSTDGRAWRSVYETSEGQGGAQTIKLPEPVTGRWIRMTATKRSNSNPVGLNGFQVYGVPLAGRPKAEGWTSWEGGNTGPAPELRVAADGTVPLESGWSLTMDDFAGTADGAELSRAGVDVRSWLPATVPGTVLGTLVEQGHLPDPVAGFNNMRIPEALSRHTWWYRRALRLPRDLDTSAGRRIWLEFDGINHEATAWVNGVQVGSVKHPFARAAFDITDALAGHRGEHVLAVRVTPMPHPGTPGDKGADGRTFLQSAHHYLDAPTYLAVSGWDWMPAVRDRVSGLWDHVRLRSTGAVVIGDPHVQTTLPDLPGTDTAEVTIRVPVRNAAASATTVTVRAEFDKVRVESTVTVPAGGSTTVTFTPERFRALRLRNPRLWWPNGYGDPHLYDLTLTATVKRSVSDRRALRFGVREFAYDWHQPIVISPPGKPALEFVDGAATQTVTFARQHARHVRVQAGQRATGWGISMFSLSVADGTGPDLALGRDATASSSENDGNGPGRAVDGDAATRWASQAEDNQWIQVDLGAAVDFDRLTIVWEQAYALDYRVQVSADGDAWSDVTSVSNDTPLGSRATQVETFASQTAQHLRIQTGARVTSWGVSMWALSVQRQAEPDVDLALRRTATASSYDSDSNGPDRAVDGNPRTRWSSTFEDNQWIQVDLGAPVSFDQVTIVWEQAYARDFVIQVSDDGQRWTDVKSVSNAVTQLKISVNGVPVFARGGNWGWDELLRRVLPDRLADTVEMHRDMNFTMIRNWLGSSNREELYQACDEQGILVWNDFWQAGAFLPNPPGYVDIAADTIRRFRHHPSIVVWCGANEGDPPPIVDAGLKQAAATEHPEILYIPNSAGGIVSGHGPYHWVEPATYNNKNTYDTGAFGFHTEIGMPVVSVVESMRNLVGDAPEWPIGEVWNYHDWSTIGNQRVGTYQAAIDARLGESDSLDEFATRAQFVNYESHRAMFEAWNANLWQDATGLLLWMSHPAWHSTVWQTYDYDLDVNGAYYGARKGCEPVHVQADPGTWQVRVVNHTAAPLSGVTVSARRYDLSGRSLGAAQRQRVDVARSATTAVFPLAAPDGGGLHLVRLELRDSRDRLLAENTYWRYDKAEQLRALNDVPSTRLSTSSSTVRVVDGRNTVTTTVRNQGRTVAALVRLAVRDQRGKRVLPARYDDNYFWLLPGETREVRISWPARSGLARQVTVTAQAYNS
- a CDS encoding MFS transporter; the protein is MTRSASTSGAVRVAFAFWITLVGTTVPTPLYPLYEMEFGFSSLTVTVVYALYALGVVVGLLVFGRLSDQIGRRPVILIALLLSVAADAVFLAAVDLAMIIVGRIVAGLSAALIIGAATAALAELIDPRHPKRAATVSIFANLGGLATGTLLSGIVSDVAPEPLRLPWVIVLILAVIAIIALRGVPETVRERSPVTLRVQRLHVPAAIRGAFVRSAITAGAGFAALGVLTSVSGLFLGMVLHETSHTVAALVVFVAFAGAAFGQLLTRVLSSRAALASACVGLVVGAGLLAFSMWMALLATLLVSAAIIGVASGVAVGDGIATITMKTEPQHRAEAVSTFFAILFAMLGVPAVGVGLLIQSIGLRPAGEIFSAVVAVLALAVLVSLVRGGRTRPAS
- a CDS encoding ABC transporter substrate-binding protein, translated to MTNLSVRDTNLPRRRVLRAAVAAAVVCTVVACSPVSNSGGGGQPGGDQSAGQDSFGTPADPAAVKQGGKLVIALSAEPDALDPTLSRSLYSRYVFQAMCQKLYDVNEQAQVVPQLATALPTTSGDGRTVTIPLRPGVRFADGTAFDSAAVKATLQRHLTNARSARKSELGPIDGVDTPDAQTVVLRLKQPFAPLLGALADRAGMIMSAQALRTRGDDFASAPVCVGPFKFAKRVPQNSIEVVRDPNYYDASKVHLDAISWRILTDASIRAANLRSGDAQVADSVSTQDVASLRQDTAVSVLQSQSLGYQGLTINVGNVDGVGTAAKPINRPLAQNAKVRQAFEHAIDRKALVDAVFNGLHAVACSPISPASTFSSAEAQTCPAHDPAKAKQLLAEAEVQTPYAVTMLASNTPDTLRLAQALQSMVKDGGFDLKINPVEYSSLLDEQDRGNFELLQLGWSGRIDPDANITNFVGTGASQNVAGYSNPQLDTLLTQARQAGDVEQRRKLYGQAVTVLQQDDALIYLYRQRNLTAVSKQIQGLQVFPDGVIRAAFAGFGK
- a CDS encoding ABC transporter permease, with protein sequence MARYLLTRAWQSALTLLLSTIVVFVGVRALPGDPALALAGEDRSPEALEAIRRHYGLDQPLPVQFVQYVERMAQGDFGVSIRTGTPVSSMLTTALPVTVELSVLAILIAAALGVGAGVIAAVRRGRPAEWLANGLALIGLSVPHFWLGLLAILYLSVATGLFPASGFVPILEDPVDNLHHIVLPAVILGTGLAAIIMRQTRSAMLDSLSSDYVRTAKAKGLRPRAVITRHALRNSLIVVVTVVGLQLGGLISGAVVTEQIFGLPGFGKMTIDAVFQRDYPVIQAVVLLTAAAYIVINFFVDLLYSVIDPRIRVTGDPA
- a CDS encoding ABC transporter permease, with protein sequence MTVLTVPMAETGTASITRRTRVLRRLRRNPLAVVSFVVLALAGVVALLSPWLAPYSVDQTDFARTFAPPGTAGHLLGTDDLGRDVLSRIMLGARASLQVGLLAVATSLVIGVPLGLAAGYFRAWDAVISRFTDLLLAFPFLIMAVGLAAIRGASLGNAAVAIGIAQIPGVIRVVRSDTLRLKSLDFVAAAVVDGASDLWVLARHILPNATSVILVQATVAIPAAILGEAVLSFLGLGIQPPAPSLGTMLATAQQFAARAPWAAVFPGVVIMGLALAFNVFGDALRDALDPKGDRR
- a CDS encoding ABC transporter ATP-binding protein yields the protein MTTASAPVLEIRDLSVSFPTETGTVSAVDGVSLDLAAGEIVGMVGESGCGKSVTAMSIAGLLPGSARVTGSVRLDGTQLVGARESALRRVRGREIAYIFQEPMTSLNPVLTVGRQIGEVLQVHERMSRRAARARAVELLTLVGIPSAAQRVDSYPHQLSGGMRQRVMIAMAVACGPKVLVADEPTTALDVTVQAGILQVLRDLRDRLGTSVLIITHDLGVIADIADRVVVMYAGRVVERAPVDDLFANPRHRYTAGLLSASPQPGRHAGTDRLTEIPGLVPVLASQPDACTFADRCPAADQQCRAAAPPLENIGGTDHVAACWHPCTTAPTAPTAAQEANR